Sequence from the Penaeus vannamei isolate JL-2024 chromosome 41, ASM4276789v1, whole genome shotgun sequence genome:
CGAGCGGGGGCAGAAGGACGTTTCAATTAAAGCCGATTTAATGCCGCGCTtgatacacacacgcccgcacgcccgcacgcccgtagTCGACAGCCCCAGCGCCGCGTCTGAGGAATAGGATCAAAGTGCCAGCGCCTCTAATTAGCCCAAAATGTGACGAAGGATTTGGGTTGtcgaagggcggagggaggtcACGGGTAGGTCAGGTCAGAGGTCATGCTTTCGTAATGTCAGTGGGCGTGTAAGTAtgcaggtatacatatacatacgcacacactaaaaagaaagaagataatgtgtgtatatttactgcgtgtatgtatagaatcataatcattattaccatcatattcgTCGTTAGTGTCGACAAGACTAGCTgccacacgttgatcgagtcgacacaggccgggctcccctcatagtcCGGGCGAGGCTCACCTTCGCTTATCGGACTTATCCCTACTTATCCTTGAAATCTCAGAGAGAAGGCAGAGCACAGACTCACAAGATCAAACCCTGCAACCACCTCTAATATACTCATATTAACGCTATATAACGTTTTCCATTGGCAAAAAATTAAAATACAGTGAAAATTGCCAGCATATCCGGTGAAAAGATACACGACATAATACGAGACAGGAAGCAGCCTGAAAACGACCCTAACAGTGgcgtatatcgcataccctgcagcagagTCGATAAGGCAAATTTGAGtaaacgggacgtggcttcaacaccaggatcaacgaacatcgagcagACGTCCGTTACCACGTGatttccaacgccatggtggttcatgtaggtGACACACGGCATCTACCGAAGTGGAGGGAAGCAGAAGTATTCCATGGAggattaaacaaaaagaaaaggaaaattatgaaattATGGAAGCCGCATACACTGCGACAAAGAGGATATGGACACCGCATCGGGCAGCTTCAAATtctccaaggtcgcggcagcaattatgcgagTAATGAGTGAGAGGCCACAGTCGTCAGGTGACTCATCAGCccacgtgtgatatatatatatatatatatatatatatatatatatatatatatatatatatatgtgtgtgtgtgtgtgtgtgtgtgtgtgtgtgtgtgtgtgtgtgtgtgtgtgtgtgtatacagacacacacacacacacacacacacacacacacacacacacacatatatatatatatatatatatatatatatatatatatatatatatatatatatatatatgctctgtagTTTCCGGGAAGGTATGTTCGACACCGGTCAACTGTCTCATTTGTATTGcgaaggtattcattctcattcataccttttctacacaaacacacatattacacacacacacacacacacacacacacacacacacacacacacacacacacatatatatatatatatatatatatatatatatatatatatatattgaacacagGATACAGCAACGGGATAGCTTTGGAGACACAGAGGAGGTTGTTTAGAGCAGGAAACAAACTTCAGTCGAAGTGTAAACTGCACAAACTCACTTCCTCCAACACCGAAGGAAATCCTTTGTTTTGTcttaggaaatggaaaaaaactaCCCGACAGTTTGGTCTGAAAAACTGTTTGGATCGTGGGAAATAAATaccattttattcctattttttggAAATTTATTAATTAGTGAATTGTCACGGATATTTGTTATTGATAAGACTGATATATGTATTcctacacatatatgaatagatatataattatatatttacatatttctatctgtatctctctctctctctctctctctctctctctctctctctctctatatatatatatatatatatatatatatatatatatatatatatatatatacatatatatacatatatatatatacatatatatatatatacatatataaaaatatatatatacatatatatatatatacatatatatatatatatatatatatatatatatacatgtacaatagaGATTAAAGATAGCAAGCACCATTTAAACCTTACCATCCACAGCTactgaaatgataatggaaatgccGTAGGTACCAATAATCCATTTCTCCTTTGATATTCCTGAGCCTGAAAGAGCTATTAACTTGAATTCCACGAACGTTATGCAAAATGCAATATATCAACCTTGCTATTAAGTACTCTCATCCACTTCAAACGGGAGACTCAATTTCATTAGCCCCAGCCCTTCTAATCAATTAAGGAGGGCAATTCAACGTTACTCCTGTACAGCTAATAACACTCGGCGCATATCAGCTGTCCATCTTCACTCCGGCATCCGGCAAAGGCAAGTGTTTCGCCCTAATTCATGGATTTCGGGGCTGGAACTGCGGGTGAATTTGCGTCAAGTTTGGACACCGAGAGGAAGGCGGGTTTTTGTCGCCGTCGctcggtttgtttacatttcgtgGATCAGCTGTTCGTTTAGGGGACTTCGAATGtgtgtttagttttcttttttattaatttggatttgttttcttgttttatctttttttctcgtttttctttcgcttcttgaTATGTCAGTTGTCAGTGAGGGGCACCAGAACGATAGCTTATAGGACTGAACACACCGTTTTGGAACTGGCTTCGACTTCGTCTTCACTCGCGAGGTGGGACGAACGAGCCGCGCCGAGCTGTGTGAGCGACGCCTCTCGACTCGTCTGCGACACAGATGGACAgcgccgtgggggggggggggtgagaggggcgggTCACTggagaggaacaggaacaggaatagAGAAGGGGCGGGTGCTTCCAGCccatagggaggtggggggatgctCTAAAGGACTTCAGGCTTGGTTTGCaatgggtgtgagggtgtgtacaGGGAATATGTAGATGGAGTTATACATAGACATtgaacacaggcacaaacacagtaatgtgtacacaaaaatgaagatgaaaacagcCCTACTACGAATTGAAAATAAACGctgtttcgaacacttcacgagttcctcttcagacgaataatcaaCCAAAATGGatggaactcgtgaagagttcgaaacgtaacgttcATTTTCAGTTCTTACTGGGGCAGTTTTAATTTtatcatatacacatttatataggcatgtgtttgtgtatgtaaatatttgtgtttatatcaaatataaacacacacacacacacacatatatatatatatgtatatatatattatatatatatatatatatatatatatatatatatatatatatatatatatatatatatcatatatacacacatatacacatgtatgtgtgtacttgtgtgtaacagtaataataagagtaataacaacgatagtaataatgacaataataataataatgatgataatagaaataatggtaatagtaataacgataatagtagcagttatgatgctgatactactaataataacagaacaacaatgatattaataaagaagacaataataatgatgctgacaagaaagataacaataaacccaatgataaggataatgataattgaaaataataatgataacaacaatagtaataacagcaacaactaataacagtaataacaagtaatagcaatagtaatggtaatgataaatcccgataatagaagtaatagaacTACTCttattaataacactaatacctCCATAAACAATTACACAACAAACATCCACCAACAACACCTTCAAaccgtaatgataacaacaatcactaGAAATAATGACACCAAAGCCACTTTTACCACAACTAGCAACACACGATCAAGTTTTACGTGCCGGACCCCCTCGCAAGTATTAGGACGGTGCCCTCTTTCGGAGCACGTTGGTTTCGGCAGACCGAGAGGATCGTCCCGAGTGGATGTCCTTCCTATTCATCTCGGAGCCTCGGGTGGGATTCGAACTCGCTCGCTGGGTGGTCGACCCTCATGGTCCCTCAGCCACGCGTGTTACGTACGCTGCACCGCGGCGGACGCACCACTGAAAAGAACAGTAGCAAGAAGATTACGCTGCTACTAcgattattactacttctacttctactactactactattactactcctactactactactgctactgctacttttaCTTCGACTactaagagcaagaaaaagaatacTGCCAGTCTAGATGATGctaagactactactactactacttctactactactactactacttctactactacttctactactactactacctctagtactactactacttctactactactactactactactactactactactactacttctactactactactactactactacttctgctactactactacttctactactactactacttcgacCAATAACAACAGCAGGAAGAATACTGCCTGCCTGGATGACGATATTACTGATGATAGTAGCACTATTAATAACAACACCCTAGATAATATTGCCTAAGTACATggcgctactactactactgatactactacaaaTAACGACAAAAGGAATACTGCCAACTGCTATTACCATTGCCACTAACAACAGTAGGAATAATATTGTCTACGTGGACGACACTAATACTACTGTTaccattactaataacaatagcagaaAAAATGCCGTTAACTTGCCAAGATGATGCTTTTACTACTACaaggggtcctcggtttacgacggtctcgacttacgacgtttcgtggatacgacgctagaaatcctATAGAGTATTTACAGttcgtcttccatgtgttccttgaGCCCTGTTTATGTTTTCGTGTACGTCATAGAattgtcttgttatgttttaaagtatgactttaatacatgtatacataccgcATTAGCATATATGAGTGACTTCGAtgcttatgtacgtatatacatgtactgtatttaggtgtgttctgaattacgtcaaaattcgggttacaaGGACCCCCTTTAgcaccaccactaacaacaataGAAAGAATGCTGTTTCCTTGCCCGGCTTCTACGATGAGCTTAACCCAAAGACCTTCTATTCCAACTTTCCATTCCTAGGATAAAAGTTGCGATTCCAGATTCTTAGATAAACTTTGCATTCGACTTTGACTGTAGCAACGCGGCGGATGTTTGGTGTCTTGGTGTgttctcttgtctcctttctccctggtttctcccttatttttcatttttggcttcgtcgtcttctccctttctctcttttatctcagtcttatattttcctttgtcccgttttctccctctttatttccctctttgtctccccccctcctcgttaTTTTGTTGCTGTGTCTTCCCgtttttctccttccctgcttctcgtctccctccatattctattttttttttttttatagaaatgataattataacaatatcgatgatgatgataataaaaaaattaagttATGACGACgacaatgttgatagtaatagtagcaataaaggtgaagattataatgattatgatagcaaagaAAACAATGATCACATTAGTCAATAGTAATGCTACCAAAgcggaaatagtaataatgatgacaatcatgatgaaaaaataaacattgatattaatgatgatgacgataatggcatCCTACCCATGATACTaagaccagtgtgtgtgtgtgtgtgtgtgtgtgtgtgtgtgtgtgtatttatttatttatttatttatttatttatttattgaataaggTAAAGACAAACACGCGTAGCAGCCGGTCTGTAAACACGGGAGCAGCTTATCGTAAGACAGAAAAaccgagaaagattttttttttttttgcctcaagATGTCTTAGAGCTCTTCCGTTCATTAAATTTCCTTCTGATGATATAAGTGTAATTGAAGCTACTGATGAGGTTTTGTTGTGTACTCAAGTTCCTAACAAGTTCAGGTCGTTAACGAAATTGTCATTTGATAGTTCCTGTTATTTTGAACAAGTAATTAGTGGACAACTTGATCCAGAAAGACAGGAAATTTAAACAGACAGCAAGTTCAAATAAACTGAAGATTCAAATGACAAGAGGTTCAtgcggaaaaaaaatcaaagaaacagaAGGTTCAAAGCAAGAATATGCAAGTCACAAGAGGTTCAAGCATACAGAAAGTTAATAGAGAAAGGTTCAAACAAACAGAAAGTTCAAACAGACAAAGATCATCAGACAAAATGTTCTAACAGACAAAAGATTTACACAATCAAGGTTCAACTAACAAAAGGTCCAGCAAACAAGAGTTTCAGACAGAGAGACGATCCAAACACAACAGAGTTACAGTCGAGTTTCAAACAAACAGAAGGTTCAAAGTTCAACGCCCGAGCAAGGTCAAAGAATACGCCATATACGCCCCGTTGTTCGCGAAAGCTTTGAACCCGAGGCAGCGACACCGGCAGCAGGAGCTAAGGAACTCCATCGtccttcgccttccttccttggGTGAGCtttgaacccctcgaaccccttgaacccctcgaacccctcgaaccccttgaaccccttgaacccctcgaaccccttggaccccttgaaccccttgaaccccttggACCCCTTGGACCCCTTGAACCTTTTGAACCCCTTGAACCTCTTGAACCCCTTGGACCCCTTGAACCtcttgaacccctcgaaccccttgaaccTCTTGAACCCCTCGGACCCCTTaaacccctcgaacccctcgaaccccttggaCCTCTTGAACCCTTTGgaccccttgaacccctcgaaccccttggacccctcgaacccctcggaccccttgaaccccttgaacccctcgaaccccttgaacccctcgaaccccttgaacccctcgaaccccttgaacccctcgaaccccttgaaccTCTTGAACCCCTTGGATcccttgaacccctcgaaccccttgaacccctcgaaccccttgaacccctcgaaccccttgaacccctcgaaccccttgaacctcttgaaccccttgaaccccttgatcctcttgaacccctcgaaccccttgaacccctcgaaccccttggacccctcgaacccctcgaacctcttgaaccccttgaacccctcgaaccccttgaatcccttgaacccctcgaaccccttgaacccctcgaaccccttgaacctcttgaacccctcgaaccccttgaacccctcgaaccccttgaaccccttggaccccttgaaccccttgaacccctcgaaccccttgaaccccaCGAACCCCTTGgaccccttgaaccccttgaacccctcgaaccccttggacccctcgaacccctcgaacccctcgaacctcttgaaccccttgaaccccttgaacccctcgaaccccttgaatCTCTTGAACCCCTTGAACCGCTTGAACCTCTTGAACCCCTTGGATcccttgaacccctcgaaccccttgaacccctcgaaccccttgaacccctcgaaccccttgaacctcttgaacccctcgaaccccttgatcctcttgaacccctcgaaccccttgaacccctcgaaccccttggaCCCCTCGAACCCCTCGAACCTCTTGAACccccttgaacccctcgaacccctcgaaccccttgaatctcttgaaccccttgaacctcttgaaccccttgaacccctcgaaccccttgaacccctcgaaccccttgaaccccttggACCCCTTGAACCtcttgaaccccttgaacccctcgaaccccttgaatctcttgaacccctcgaaccccttgaacccttgaaccccttgaacccctcgaaccccttgaaccccttgaacccctcgaaccccttgaaccTCTTGAACCCCTTggacccctcgaaccccttgaatctcttgaacccctcgaaccccttgaaccccttgaaccccttgaaccccttgaacccctggaaccccttgaacccctcgaacccctcgaaccccttgaatctcttgaacccctcgaaccctTGAACCCTTGGACCTCTTGACCCCCTCGAACCCCTCGAACCGCTCGAACCCCTTGAATCtcttgaacccctcgaaccccttgaaccTCTTGAACCCCTTggacccctcgaaccccttgaaccccttggacccctcgaaccccttgaaccccttgaacccctcgaacccaTTGAACCtcttgaacccctcgaaccccttgatcctcttgaacccctcgaaccccttgaacctcttgaacccctcgaaccccttggatcccttgaacccctcgaaccccttgatcctcttgaacccctcgaacccctcgaacctcttgaacccctcgaaccccttcaaccccttgaacccctcgaaccccttggaCCCCTTGAACCCTTGAACCtcttgaaccccttgaaccccttgaacccctcgaaccccttgaaccccttgaacccttgaacccctcgaaccccttgaaccccttggACCTCTTGAACTActcgaaccccttgaaccccttggaccccttgaaccccttgaacccaTTGAACCtcttgaacccctcgaaccccttgatcctcttgaacccctcgaaccccttgaacccctcgaacccctgtAACCCCTGTAACCCCTTggacccctcgaaccccttggacgccttgaacccctcgaacccaTTGAACCtcttgaacccctcgaaccccttggaccccttgaacccctcgaaccccttggaCCCCTTGGACCCCTCGAACCCATTGAACCCattgaaccccttgaacccctcgaacccaTTGAACCTCTTGAACCCCTTGAACCTCTTggacccctcgaaccccttgaaccccttgaaccccttgaaccccttgaacccctcgaacccattgaacccctcgaaccccttgaacccTTCGAACCCCTTGgaccccttgaaccccttgaaccccttggACCTCTTGAACCCCTTGGACCCCTTGgaccccttgaaccccttgaaccccttggacccctcgaacccctcgaaccccttgaaccccttggACCTCTTGAACCCTTGAACCCCGCCGAATGAAGCGTCTCGTGAGCGCAAAGGACTCGCCAATTAACGCAGCGGCGAAAGCTCGTTGTGTGTGCTTCGGTATGTTGCAATTGCTTCAGTGATTGCACCGCTTGCACGCGCGCGGAATTCCAGGGtgacaggaagaaaaagatatatataataaacttgtatacatacatacatacatatatatatatatatatatatatatatatatatatatatataatttataatatatgtatatatatatatatgtatatatatatatatatatatatataatatatatatattatatatatatatttatatattatatatatatatataatatatatagtgtatatatatatatatgtatatatatatatatatatatagtatatattatataatatatatatatatatatatatatatatattatatatctatatatattatatatatatatatatatatatatatatatatatatatatttacatacacacacacatccccacacgcacacacacacacacacacacacacacacacacacacacacacacacacacacacacacatatatatatatatatatatatacatgtatatatatatatatatgtatatatatatatatgtgtgtgtgtctgtgtgtgtgtgtgtgtgtgtgtgtgtgtgtgtttatgtctgtgtgtgtgtgtgtgtgtgtatgtgtgtgtgtgtgattttatgtgtgtgtgtgtgtgtgtgcgtgtgtgtgtgtgtgtgtgtgtgtgtgtgtgtgtgtgtgtatgggtgtgtgtgtttatatgtgtgtgtgtgtgtgtgtgacatatgccaaaggaagtaggaagaaaaaaaataagaaaaaattaagataaagttCTCTAAATGAGCAATACTTTTTCATCGTGGACGAACGTTTTCATTCAATATCGAAAGGGTACATTCATTAATGAATACGTAAGTCCAGGAACTAATATGCAATTGCACAAGAGAGTGCAATGTGTCATGgacagaaaagatgaaaaaaagaaacgaaaaagatgtGATAATTGAATATCTAATCATGAGGAACTTGAACTTAAATgacctgactttttttttttcttctttttgagaaacaaaatataaaacatttcCGTTAAACTCAAATTTAAAATGTCCAAATCACATGACTAAGACCATAAATCTGCACCATTAATTCCCATGGTATACAGAGGATCAATAAAGATTTGATTTAATTATCTGAATGTTGCCATGCACTCATTCATATTTCGAATGACGCCATGCATACTCTGGGCTTGTCTGTGTTCATTCGTATGACTACCATAGGTGGAACCATGGTAACCATAACCGAAAATACATATTACTGTTAGAACGGAAAAAATGTTTCATATCCATAGGAaactcttcttcgttttctaccGGGGTATCTGGGAGATTGTGGTTACTATGGCAACGGTAAAATAGCTGCCTTGTCTATGCGTGATTTCCgttatttctcatatatatatatatatatatatatatatatatatatatatatatatatatatatatatatatatatatatatatatatatatatacatacatatatatacatatatatggctccctctctctcactctctctctctctttctttctctctctctctctctctctctctctctctctctctctctctctctctctctctctctctctctctctctctctctctctctctctctctccctctccctctccctctttctttctctctctctctctctctctttctttctctctcttcctccctccctctctctctctctctctctcttcctctctctctctctctctctctctgttctctctctctctctctctctctctctctctctctctctctctctctctctctctctctctctctctctctctctctctctctctctctctctctctctctacctctctcactcactctctctctctcttctctctctctctctctctctctctctctctctctctctctctctctctctctctctctctctctctctctctctctctctctctctcctctctctctctctcctctctctctctctctctctctctctctctctctctctctctctctcctctcctctcctctcctcttctcttctcttctcttctcttctctcctctcctctcctctcctctcctctcctctcctctctccctctctctctctccctctctctctctcccatcccccgtccatctctgtctatatttcttttcattctccttttcttgtcttgtctcaatctatctgtttatttgtctttctttctcttcctttgtccctttctttctcttcttatctctgttCATCCCctcatcttggtctttttctatctctctttctccacatatTCTCTtgcgtgtctgtatacacatttttttatcttactgtcacacttttttcttgaattttcagttgtattatttgtttatctttttgtctaatttatttactttttttcttcaacttATTTAATTTCAAGAGAAATATCTATGTTTAGCTTGACACTTTCTTGCTTCTTATTTCAAGATATTAGAACGCGAAGGAAagaaatcaatgaaaataaacaaagtgGTAACATTAAAATGAATTATGTCAAGTGAATTAATTTGGCTTTTATTATGTAATCAAATTCTAAAACAGCTTTCAATTAAATCTCTATCACTTATGCTTACGCTAAATGAACACGTTTAAAAGTATCTaggtatgaaaaataaaaacaaacgatcAAATTGATACAGTTCTAttctaataatagtgatgattattatgatatcggCGATAATAACAAAGAGAATGCATTTATTGTAAACATATATTCCCGCCAAAGCAAAATAGCGGCTCTGAACTCGGTATCTCGTCGACTTGATTTTTCATAGACCGTCGACTTCCCAGTTTTGATAATTGAATGTCGAAATTCGTCAGAATACCAGCGATTTATGAACAAGGAAGCAATTCTTTCCTttcgagaagagagagacgacacTAACGGCTTGCTTGCGACCGCAGTAGATAGAAAGCGTACTTGCAGTGATATGTCGCAAACGATGTATATTTGTTGCATTGAAATTTCAGATTGAGATGACGCAGCTTCTTATCGAACtatgtaaataatattattattaataagattgtcatatttattattatcagtattaatgtcatgttattatttatgtgagcataattatcatcatcaacacatcatcatcatcatcgtcacatcaTTATGATCTCTGtacatttttccttttatcaccattaatttaacatcacaccatcaccatcattttagtAATTACACTCCTGAAATTCGTCAAAATATCATCGAATTATCAAAAAGCAAAgc
This genomic interval carries:
- the LOC138860501 gene encoding collagen alpha-1(IV) chain-like, whose translation is MVPPMVVIRMNTDKPRHTQRAFAAALIGESFALTRRFIRRGSRVQEVQGVQGVRGVRGVQGVQGVQGVQGVQGVQEVQGVQGVQGVQGVRRVQGVRGVQWVRGVQGVQGVQGVQGVRGVQEVQGVQEVQWVRGVQGVQWVQWVRGVQGVQGVRGVQGVQGVRGVQEVQWVRGVQGVQGVRGVQGVTGVTGVRGVQGVRGVQEDQGVRGVQEVQWVQGVQGVQGVQGVRVVQEVQGVQGVRGVQGFKGFKGFEGFKGFKGFKRFKGFEGFKRIKGFEGFKRFNGFEGFKGFKGFEGSKGFKGFEGSKGFKRFKGFEGFKRFKGFERFEGFEGVKRSKGSRVRGVQEIQGVRGVRGVQGVPGVQGVQGVQGVQGVRGVQEIQGVRGVQGVQEVQGVRGVQGVQGVRGVQGVQGFKGFEGFKRFKGFEGFKGFKRFKGSKGFKGFEGFKGFEGFKGFKRFKGFKRFKGFEGFEGFKGVQEVRGVRGVQGVRGVQGVRGVQEDQGVRGVQEVQGVRGVQGVRGVQGVRGVQGIQGVQEVQAVQGVQEIQGVRGVQGVQGVQEVRGVRGVRGVQGVRGVQGVQGVQGVRGVQGVRGVQGVQGVQGVQGGFEGFKGFEGFKGFEGFKGFEGFKGSKGFKRFKGFEGFKGFEGFKGFEGFKGFEGFKGFKGSEGFEGSKGFEGFKGSKGFKRSKGFEGFEGFKGSEGFKRFKGFEGFKRFKGSKGFKRFKGFKRFKGSKGSKGFKGFKGSKGFEGFKGFKGFEGFEGFKGFEGFKAHPRKEGEGRWSSLAPAAGVAASGSKLSRTTGRIWRIL